In one Saccharibacillus brassicae genomic region, the following are encoded:
- a CDS encoding DUF4132 domain-containing protein, with translation MKLQHPEVDALVEKFAKACSDDYSLAVDRKDSIIEYVMGVTEQFPDLMVESNRYLYRTVDMLDKLGRKEDGEIFFRAAAVLLRTMGKGAYGYQEQSLYRSCIGDSLSGVNLGSRRIADMEQRKAKSLERLRLMHRYVGEERVRKMFRTQVNVSQRVGKHTAPLETSAETLLLLKLYAQIDPEFANETIGRLPEALQALLGGDAQSLRRELLQAIEPLAVRELPLKDTLTQLDLSPEYVEARRAGLRERLFPDSTLDPAEKLRREQQNVVMSQLRSAFYYVLLLAGGKDGLLESSAETDKAVLEAVRAVHEALPLEMRAELLMMESTGKDPDAVLEGILPVDEPFELIATLAREIDSYMPAWNTLRGELLADRSRAAYLFSILRRPLLKAYVYRVLSDEGQAPGSEGGIEKLVLEALADKVHGNILGQSLAKYLSGELSLDTYLKHKPSHNWDDAQGNDIVRRNLLIAVTLLPEDSELYARFVKVAGHPEIGTANFLSYLYKSPTFSGEKLLELVEADSDAQGETLLLRLLLLNGLNQYHYARVPEDELRRIIAGRLGRCLELYNEVQGEVRQSMLEAALSGDGQPGEDQVIQALRLGLGDSSKRVREIARLQLIKHPDKDFYVKLYLAEKKAAVREIVIDLLRGIEGEGEAYAQLLAKEKSASLKARLQALHDTLGKPAEYAHAALAAHADAKKVNRLSWLPLDRLPELRGQDGHKLDDGIRLYVLTESVDFASEPNPRLAEVAAYADAASLAAFTAEALRIWIDAGAPPKEKWILPLASRFGSREAVDLLGRQIKDWADNSRGAIAADAVRALAFMDDTAALMTIDRLGRTIKNRQVKGAAEEALQLAAENQGLTKEQLADRLVTELGFDERGELALSYGERSFTVKVSADLQLSAVSGETGKTVKSLPAPGQKDDAALAAQSKARFAQLKKDLKTMVGLQSQRLEESLSKRRLWSASEWSDLFVGNVVMRRFAVGLIWGVYAGSGEGTGEERRTDASIETTFRYMEDGTFNTVDEDEYELPEQARIGLVHPLELDQDTLEAWKTQLEDYEIVQPFNQLNRSVYLPEEDELQQRVYTRLPGGDYSPTGFPKALEKYGWVKGRALDGGFYNELFKEYGGLIAQLTFSGTSISYYEGMEDVTLEQLEFFPNKGDDYYYSTTNGHLLKNVPQRVFSETVYDILRATGE, from the coding sequence ATGAAGCTGCAGCATCCCGAGGTCGACGCGTTGGTCGAGAAATTCGCCAAAGCCTGTTCGGACGATTATTCGCTGGCGGTCGACCGCAAAGATTCCATTATCGAATACGTGATGGGCGTCACCGAACAATTTCCGGACCTGATGGTCGAATCGAACCGGTATCTGTACCGCACGGTCGATATGCTGGACAAGTTGGGACGCAAAGAAGACGGCGAAATCTTTTTCCGGGCGGCGGCCGTTCTGCTGCGTACGATGGGCAAAGGCGCATACGGGTACCAGGAGCAGTCGCTGTACCGGAGCTGCATCGGCGACAGCCTGAGCGGCGTCAATCTCGGTTCGCGCCGGATCGCCGATATGGAACAGCGCAAGGCCAAGTCGCTCGAACGTCTGCGGCTCATGCACCGGTACGTCGGCGAAGAACGGGTCCGCAAAATGTTCCGCACGCAGGTCAACGTCAGCCAGCGGGTCGGCAAGCATACCGCGCCGCTCGAGACCAGCGCGGAGACGCTGCTGCTGCTGAAGCTGTACGCGCAGATCGATCCGGAGTTCGCGAACGAAACGATCGGCCGGCTGCCGGAAGCGCTTCAGGCGCTGCTCGGCGGCGATGCGCAGAGCCTGCGCCGGGAACTGCTGCAGGCGATCGAGCCGCTGGCGGTCCGGGAGCTTCCGCTCAAAGATACGCTGACGCAGCTCGACCTGTCGCCGGAATACGTCGAAGCGCGCCGGGCCGGGCTGCGGGAGCGGCTGTTCCCGGATTCGACGCTCGATCCCGCGGAAAAGCTGCGCCGCGAGCAGCAGAATGTCGTCATGAGCCAGCTGCGCAGCGCTTTCTATTACGTGCTGCTGCTTGCCGGAGGCAAAGACGGACTGCTGGAGTCTTCGGCCGAAACGGATAAAGCGGTGCTGGAGGCCGTTCGTGCCGTGCACGAAGCGCTGCCGCTTGAGATGCGCGCCGAGCTGCTGATGATGGAAAGCACGGGCAAAGATCCCGATGCGGTGCTGGAGGGCATCTTGCCCGTCGACGAGCCGTTCGAGCTGATCGCCACGCTTGCGCGCGAGATCGACAGCTACATGCCGGCCTGGAACACGCTGCGCGGCGAACTGCTGGCCGACCGCAGCCGGGCCGCGTACCTGTTCTCCATTTTGCGGCGGCCGCTGCTCAAAGCCTACGTCTACCGCGTCCTGTCGGACGAAGGGCAGGCCCCGGGCAGCGAAGGCGGGATCGAGAAGCTGGTGCTCGAAGCGCTGGCGGACAAAGTCCACGGCAATATTCTCGGCCAGAGCCTGGCGAAATACCTGTCCGGCGAACTGTCGCTCGACACGTATCTCAAGCACAAACCTTCCCATAACTGGGACGATGCGCAGGGCAACGATATCGTCCGCCGCAATCTGCTGATCGCGGTGACGCTGCTGCCGGAAGATTCGGAGCTGTACGCCAGATTCGTGAAAGTCGCCGGCCATCCCGAGATCGGGACCGCCAACTTCCTGTCGTACCTGTACAAATCGCCGACGTTCAGCGGGGAAAAGCTGCTGGAGCTGGTGGAAGCCGATTCGGACGCGCAGGGCGAGACGCTGCTGCTTCGGCTGCTGCTGCTCAACGGCCTGAACCAATATCATTATGCCCGCGTGCCGGAAGACGAACTGCGGCGCATCATCGCCGGACGCCTCGGACGATGCCTCGAATTGTACAATGAGGTGCAGGGCGAAGTGCGGCAGAGTATGCTGGAAGCGGCTTTGTCGGGCGACGGGCAGCCGGGCGAGGATCAGGTCATTCAGGCGCTGCGTCTGGGGCTGGGAGATTCGTCCAAACGGGTTCGCGAAATCGCGCGCCTGCAGCTGATCAAGCATCCCGACAAAGATTTCTACGTAAAGCTCTATCTGGCGGAGAAAAAAGCGGCTGTGCGCGAGATCGTCATCGACCTGCTGCGCGGCATCGAAGGCGAAGGCGAAGCATACGCACAGCTGCTGGCGAAGGAAAAATCGGCTTCGCTGAAAGCGCGCCTGCAGGCGCTGCACGATACGCTCGGCAAGCCGGCCGAATACGCGCATGCCGCGCTGGCCGCCCATGCCGATGCCAAAAAAGTAAACCGTCTGTCCTGGCTGCCGCTTGACCGCCTTCCCGAACTGCGAGGCCAAGACGGGCATAAGCTGGACGACGGTATCCGACTGTATGTACTGACCGAGTCTGTCGATTTCGCGTCCGAGCCGAATCCGCGGCTGGCCGAAGTGGCGGCGTACGCGGACGCCGCTTCGCTTGCGGCCTTTACCGCCGAAGCGCTGCGCATCTGGATCGACGCCGGGGCTCCGCCCAAGGAGAAATGGATTCTGCCGCTGGCGTCGAGATTCGGCAGCCGAGAAGCGGTCGACCTGCTCGGCCGCCAGATCAAGGACTGGGCGGACAACAGCCGCGGCGCGATCGCGGCGGACGCCGTGCGGGCGCTGGCGTTCATGGACGATACGGCCGCGCTGATGACGATCGACCGGCTGGGCCGCACGATCAAGAACCGCCAGGTCAAAGGGGCAGCCGAAGAAGCCCTTCAGCTCGCGGCCGAGAATCAGGGATTGACCAAAGAGCAGCTCGCCGACCGGCTCGTGACGGAGCTCGGCTTCGACGAGCGCGGCGAGCTTGCGCTCAGCTACGGCGAGCGTTCTTTTACGGTCAAAGTCAGCGCCGACCTGCAGCTGTCCGCCGTGAGCGGGGAGACCGGCAAGACGGTGAAAAGCCTGCCGGCGCCGGGTCAAAAAGACGATGCGGCCCTGGCCGCGCAGTCCAAAGCCCGTTTTGCCCAACTCAAAAAAGATCTGAAAACGATGGTCGGCCTCCAATCGCAGCGCCTGGAAGAATCGTTGTCCAAACGGCGTCTGTGGAGCGCGTCCGAATGGAGCGACCTGTTCGTCGGCAACGTCGTCATGCGGCGCTTCGCGGTCGGCCTGATCTGGGGCGTATATGCCGGCAGCGGCGAGGGGACCGGCGAAGAACGCCGGACGGACGCCTCAATCGAAACGACGTTCCGCTACATGGAAGACGGCACGTTCAACACGGTGGACGAAGACGAATACGAACTGCCGGAACAAGCGCGGATCGGCCTCGTGCATCCGCTTGAGCTGGATCAGGATACTCTGGAAGCGTGGAAAACGCAGCTCGAAGACTACGAGATCGTCCAGCCGTTCAACCAGTTGAACCGCTCGGTGTACCTGCCGGAAGAAGACGAACTCCAGCAGCGCGTCTACACCCGGCTGCCCGGAGGAGACTATTCGCCGACCGGCTTCCCGAAAGCGCTGGAAAAGTACGGCTGGGTCAAAGGCCGGGCGCTGGACGGCGGCTTCTACAACGAATTGTTCAAGGAATACGGCGGGCTGATCGCCCAACTGACGTTCAGCGGCACGAGTATTTCGTATTACGAAGGCATGGAAGACGTGACGCTGGAACAGCTTGAGTTTTTCCCGAACAAAGGCGACGATTACTACTATTCGACCACGAACGGCCATCTGCTCAAAAACGTGCCGCAGCGCGTGTTCAGCGAAACGGTCTACGATATTTTGCGGGCGACGGGGGAATAA
- a CDS encoding NusG domain II-containing protein — MKGRMMKRGDWILIGIVVIAALAFIVPRYWGGHESEKNHIEKRVVHIEVNGEAYRTLPLTDEEQLLTIRTDEGFNQIKIHDGGVEMLDADCPDKLCLGFGFVTRPGQQIVCLPHRVSVFIGVESGEELEVDDVVG, encoded by the coding sequence ATGAAAGGCAGGATGATGAAAAGGGGAGACTGGATTCTGATCGGAATCGTCGTGATCGCGGCGCTTGCGTTCATCGTTCCCCGGTATTGGGGCGGACATGAAAGTGAAAAAAATCACATTGAAAAGCGCGTCGTGCATATCGAGGTGAACGGCGAAGCGTACCGGACGCTGCCGCTGACGGACGAGGAGCAGCTGCTCACGATCCGCACGGACGAAGGCTTCAACCAGATCAAGATTCACGACGGCGGCGTGGAGATGCTGGACGCGGATTGTCCGGACAAGCTGTGCCTGGGCTTTGGCTTCGTCACGCGGCCGGGACAGCAGATCGTATGCCTGCCGCACCGCGTGTCGGTGTTTATCGGGGTCGAATCGGGAGAGGAGCTGGAAGTCGATGACGTCGTTGGCTGA
- a CDS encoding Gx transporter family protein, which produces MTSLAEQSLLLKKTVILAIFAAAAVVLGIVESLIPLGSFMVPGAKLGLANIMILTCLYFLGGRDTLMLVVLKTLLTAMLLGTFSMLLFSLFGAVLSFAVMYGLMKVSRKRLSLIGISVAGGIAHNIGQLGAAAIVIDSLNIFYYLPVLMIAGVATGIVVGIAVRYLTNALGRMKMFAPFAPDTY; this is translated from the coding sequence ATGACGTCGTTGGCTGAACAATCTTTGCTTCTGAAAAAAACGGTGATCCTGGCGATTTTCGCGGCGGCTGCCGTCGTGCTGGGTATCGTCGAATCGCTGATCCCGCTCGGCAGCTTCATGGTGCCCGGCGCCAAGCTCGGCCTTGCGAACATCATGATTCTCACCTGCCTCTACTTTCTCGGCGGCAGGGACACGCTGATGCTGGTCGTGCTGAAGACGCTGCTGACCGCGATGCTGCTGGGCACGTTCTCGATGCTGCTGTTCAGCCTGTTCGGCGCGGTGCTCAGCTTTGCCGTCATGTACGGACTGATGAAGGTCAGCCGCAAACGGCTCAGCCTGATCGGGATCAGCGTCGCGGGAGGGATCGCGCACAATATCGGGCAGCTCGGCGCGGCGGCGATCGTGATCGACTCGCTGAATATTTTCTACTATTTGCCGGTGCTTATGATCGCGGGCGTGGCGACGGGCATCGTCGTCGGCATCGCGGTCCGCTATCTGACAAACGCGCTGGGGCGGATGAAAATGTTCGCGCCGTTCGCGCCGGATACGTATTGA
- a CDS encoding ATP-binding cassette domain-containing protein: MQRETAPAIELREVAFAYTAEEPVLHSIDLRAERGEWIAIVGASGCGKSTLVRLFNALLQPQSGSVSVFGEPLTEHNAPLMRARIGMVFQNPDNQFIGETVEEDLAFGLEGLCLERAEMERRVAEYADKLRLSPLLARHPGELSGGQMQRCAVAACLAMEPELLVFDEATSMQDERSRRELLTVMRELKAQGTYTIFSVTHDVDEMRAADRIIALQGRTIRAAAAPDVFFSDERLLRDCGIELPFRLRLDLRLAELGIDADREIGAEKEGERRDRS; this comes from the coding sequence ATGCAACGGGAGACGGCGCCCGCGATCGAACTTCGGGAGGTCGCGTTCGCCTACACGGCCGAAGAGCCGGTGCTGCACAGCATCGACCTGCGCGCCGAGCGCGGCGAATGGATCGCGATCGTGGGAGCGAGCGGCTGCGGCAAATCGACGCTCGTCCGGCTGTTCAACGCGCTGCTCCAACCGCAAAGCGGCAGCGTGTCCGTGTTCGGCGAACCGCTGACGGAGCATAACGCGCCGCTTATGCGCGCCCGGATCGGGATGGTGTTCCAGAACCCGGACAACCAGTTTATCGGGGAGACGGTGGAAGAAGATCTGGCGTTCGGGCTGGAAGGATTGTGCCTGGAGCGGGCGGAGATGGAGCGCCGCGTCGCGGAATACGCAGACAAGCTGCGGCTGTCGCCGCTGCTGGCGCGCCATCCGGGCGAGCTGTCCGGCGGTCAGATGCAGCGCTGCGCGGTCGCGGCGTGCCTGGCGATGGAGCCGGAGCTGCTCGTGTTCGACGAAGCGACGTCCATGCAGGACGAACGTTCGCGGCGCGAGCTGCTGACGGTCATGCGCGAGCTGAAGGCGCAGGGCACGTATACGATCTTTTCGGTGACGCACGACGTGGACGAGATGCGGGCGGCGGACCGGATCATCGCGCTGCAGGGCAGGACCATTCGCGCGGCTGCGGCGCCGGACGTTTTTTTCTCGGATGAGCGGCTGCTGCGGGACTGCGGGATCGAGCTGCCGTTTCGGCTGCGGCTGGACCTTCGGCTGGCGGAACTCGGTATAGACGCAGACCGGGAAATCGGTGCGGAAAAAGAAGGCGAAAGGAGGGATCGATCATGA
- a CDS encoding ATP-binding cassette domain-containing protein, with product MKAWIKRQAGAAGRIGAVWTGRASARKKGGDAGGLAKPADSARSQATTVMEAASGAAASAHSAPVTAAGSAAMFESTLASASASAVQSASESAAAAISGSSKTSPPDLVIELRDADYAYQAGTPFAAAALHGVNLRIRRGTLVGIAGGTGSGKSTLLQLLNGLLLPTGGSVRVLDHTLLPGMRRPKLNDLRRRVGLAFQLPERHLFEDTVEKDLMFGPLNFGLPSAQAQARAAEALRSMRLGDNLLPRHPLTLSGGQMRKVAIASVLAAQPEILMLDEPTATLDSAARRELIGTLAKLCREEGRTILMVTHRIEELMEVADEWIIMHEGRAVFRGDADELGDRQGELEGWGVAVPEPLSCWAEWTSRLPQLAALPMPRTAEEMALRIAEAVSASGCVAAADRANKGLAESEAAYPRSGSSGAKRPMPPESADPADPGNRVDPTDPTDPTDPAERSLRVCVTN from the coding sequence ATGAAGGCATGGATCAAACGGCAGGCCGGAGCGGCGGGTCGGATCGGAGCAGTGTGGACGGGCCGGGCTTCTGCGCGAAAAAAAGGCGGAGACGCCGGCGGCTTGGCCAAGCCTGCCGACTCGGCCCGGAGCCAAGCGACTACTGTTATGGAGGCGGCCTCTGGGGCAGCCGCGTCCGCACATTCGGCGCCGGTGACGGCGGCAGGATCGGCGGCGATGTTCGAATCGACATTGGCGTCGGCATCGGCGTCGGCAGTCCAATCGGCATCCGAATCGGCAGCGGCCGCGATATCCGGTTCTTCAAAGACTTCGCCGCCGGACCTTGTGATCGAGCTGCGGGACGCGGATTACGCCTATCAGGCGGGCACGCCGTTTGCGGCGGCGGCGCTGCACGGCGTGAACCTCCGCATCCGCCGCGGCACGCTTGTCGGCATCGCGGGCGGCACCGGCTCCGGCAAGTCGACGCTGCTGCAGCTGCTAAATGGCCTGCTGCTGCCGACCGGCGGTTCGGTCCGCGTGCTTGACCATACGCTGCTACCCGGCATGCGCCGGCCGAAGCTGAACGATTTGCGCCGGCGCGTCGGCCTTGCTTTTCAACTGCCGGAACGGCATCTGTTCGAAGACACCGTCGAGAAAGACCTGATGTTCGGTCCGCTGAACTTCGGTCTGCCGAGCGCGCAGGCGCAGGCCCGGGCGGCGGAAGCGCTGCGTTCGATGCGGCTCGGCGACAACCTGCTGCCGCGGCATCCGCTGACGCTCAGCGGCGGGCAGATGCGCAAAGTCGCGATCGCTTCGGTGCTGGCGGCGCAGCCGGAGATCCTGATGCTCGACGAGCCGACCGCGACGCTCGATTCGGCGGCGCGCCGGGAATTGATCGGCACGCTGGCGAAGCTGTGCCGCGAAGAAGGGCGCACGATTCTGATGGTGACGCACCGGATCGAGGAGCTGATGGAAGTCGCGGACGAATGGATCATTATGCACGAAGGGCGCGCCGTGTTCCGGGGCGACGCGGACGAGCTCGGCGACCGGCAGGGCGAACTGGAAGGATGGGGCGTGGCGGTGCCGGAGCCGCTGTCGTGCTGGGCGGAATGGACGTCCCGCCTGCCGCAGCTGGCGGCGCTGCCGATGCCCCGCACGGCGGAAGAGATGGCGCTGCGGATCGCCGAAGCGGTGAGCGCTTCGGGCTGCGTGGCGGCGGCCGATAGAGCGAACAAGGGGTTGGCGGAAAGTGAAGCCGCGTATCCGCGAAGCGGAAGTTCCGGGGCGAAGCGGCCCATGCCGCCGGAATCGGCTGATCCTGCCGATCCCGGCAATCGCGTCGATCCCACCGATCCCACCGATCCCACCGATCCCGCCGAGAGGAGCCTGCGCGTATGCGTGACAAACTGA
- a CDS encoding energy-coupling factor transporter transmembrane component T family protein, whose protein sequence is MRDKLILGRMIPTGSPVHGLDPRAKIAAMLLFTAALVLSDGWPALALLAPCAAAVLAATKIPPRTYARALRPLRWLMLFVFLFQLLGGAGSGSAELPAAGGGAWEWTLGPVTLTAAAVSGALLAVCRMALLILFTSLLTFTTTPSMLSRGVEGLIKPLARRGTGAERFALMLRLALRFIPALLEEAQTILKAQAARGADYEEMNMRSKARLLLSLLVPVTVGAFRRAEELTTSLEARGYRIGAPRTAYRPLAWRGADTGFMLLFVLLPIGTLLLRLAA, encoded by the coding sequence ATGCGTGACAAACTGATTCTGGGGCGCATGATTCCGACCGGTTCGCCGGTGCACGGTCTCGATCCGCGCGCGAAGATCGCGGCGATGCTGCTGTTCACGGCGGCGCTCGTGCTGTCGGACGGCTGGCCGGCGCTTGCGCTGCTTGCGCCCTGCGCCGCGGCGGTGCTGGCCGCGACGAAGATTCCGCCGCGTACGTATGCGCGGGCGCTGCGTCCGCTGCGCTGGCTGATGCTGTTCGTCTTCTTGTTCCAGCTGCTCGGCGGAGCGGGAAGCGGCTCGGCGGAACTGCCTGCGGCGGGCGGCGGAGCCTGGGAATGGACGCTCGGTCCGGTCACGCTGACCGCGGCCGCCGTGTCCGGCGCGCTGCTTGCGGTATGCCGCATGGCGCTGCTGATTCTGTTCACGTCGCTGCTGACGTTCACGACGACGCCGTCAATGCTCAGCCGGGGCGTCGAAGGGCTGATCAAGCCGCTTGCCCGCCGGGGAACGGGAGCGGAGCGGTTCGCGCTCATGCTGCGGCTTGCGCTGCGCTTCATTCCGGCCCTGCTGGAAGAAGCGCAGACCATTCTCAAAGCGCAGGCGGCGCGCGGCGCGGACTACGAAGAGATGAACATGCGATCCAAAGCGCGCCTGCTGCTCTCGCTGCTCGTGCCGGTCACCGTCGGCGCGTTCCGGCGGGCGGAAGAGCTGACGACGTCGCTCGAAGCGCGCGGCTACCGGATCGGGGCGCCGCGCACGGCTTACCGGCCGCTGGCCTGGCGCGGCGCGGACACGGGATTCATGCTGCTGTTCGTGCTGCTGCCGATCGGAACGCTGCTGCTGCGGCTGGCCGCCTGA
- a CDS encoding peptidase U32 family protein encodes MARYFQGREVELLAPVGTFDIFGTVIRANCDAVYFGGPGLNMRMMRKGYNFSREDIVEAVNVAHGLGKKAYVTVNNMLSESDVSEAGDYLAFLDRSGVDAIIAQDLAVPSLLREQGLALPVHASVMLNVHNVEMVRALQEFGVTRVVTSREMDLRTARIIEEQTGIEIEYFVHGDMCSVHGANCYISSHLFGMSGNRGKCLKPCRWDYRMKKDGYVYSTPYPLAAKDMNMYEHLPELIDAHVTSFKIEGRMRDKEFISALVNSYGDAIDRYLDDPVGFDRGTDSEELHKNRKRDFSTAYAFGRPGLSNINRRYEGTGKFYSTGKVFSTPTAERESSESAVRAVREGLRQASGEKAAGAAPAPAPQRSAPKLTVRVNNMEQARAALEAGVDELFLSGDVLLPDRAFGRRQIEQLAQLKGNTRLVLATPRMMDEMQFEQYETLLSGGVTGLDALLVTNIGAVRRFRNFGLPLIGDLSLNLYNHMAERMYRELGVERLTASIEANLPDLAALLGRTNGELELTVHGTPVVMYMEHDLYENTEVYEPIAEESNRYVRDDVLVLMTDKGESPVYKDVHGRCHLTTSKELCLLPLVGELMEAGITHFRVEGSTYAPERLGELLGLYRLALNEPERAADLAERLEPAFAGFTLGALAFGRADRSTPADRPAALEADNGEAAADGGEGQSEQGEAADVQAALQTTKG; translated from the coding sequence ATGGCACGTTATTTTCAGGGAAGAGAAGTCGAACTGCTCGCTCCGGTCGGCACGTTCGACATTTTCGGGACGGTTATTCGGGCGAACTGCGACGCGGTCTATTTCGGCGGTCCCGGACTCAATATGCGCATGATGCGCAAAGGCTACAATTTTAGCCGGGAAGACATCGTCGAAGCGGTCAACGTCGCGCACGGACTCGGCAAAAAAGCGTACGTCACCGTCAACAACATGCTGAGCGAGAGCGACGTATCGGAAGCGGGCGACTATCTCGCTTTTCTGGACCGGTCCGGCGTCGACGCGATCATCGCGCAGGATCTGGCGGTTCCGTCGCTGCTGCGCGAACAGGGACTTGCGCTGCCGGTGCACGCTTCCGTCATGCTCAACGTACATAACGTCGAGATGGTGCGCGCCCTGCAGGAGTTCGGCGTAACGCGGGTCGTGACGTCGCGGGAGATGGATCTGCGCACGGCGCGGATCATCGAGGAGCAGACGGGCATCGAGATCGAATATTTCGTCCACGGCGATATGTGTTCGGTGCACGGCGCCAACTGCTACATCAGCTCGCACCTGTTCGGAATGAGCGGCAACCGGGGCAAATGCCTCAAGCCGTGCCGCTGGGATTACCGCATGAAAAAAGACGGCTACGTCTACAGCACCCCTTATCCGCTGGCGGCCAAAGACATGAACATGTACGAACATCTGCCGGAACTGATCGACGCGCACGTCACTTCGTTCAAGATCGAAGGCCGCATGCGCGACAAAGAGTTTATCTCGGCGCTCGTCAACAGCTACGGCGACGCGATCGACCGCTATCTCGATGATCCGGTCGGTTTCGACCGCGGCACGGACAGCGAGGAGCTGCACAAAAACCGCAAGCGCGATTTCTCCACGGCGTACGCGTTCGGCCGGCCGGGACTGTCCAACATCAACCGGCGCTACGAAGGTACGGGCAAATTTTACAGTACGGGCAAAGTGTTCAGCACGCCGACGGCGGAGCGCGAGAGCAGCGAATCGGCGGTGCGTGCGGTGCGGGAAGGACTGCGGCAAGCATCCGGGGAAAAAGCGGCCGGCGCCGCGCCAGCCCCTGCGCCGCAGCGCAGCGCGCCCAAGCTGACCGTTCGGGTCAACAATATGGAGCAGGCCCGGGCGGCGCTCGAAGCGGGCGTGGACGAGCTGTTCCTGTCGGGCGACGTACTGCTGCCGGACCGCGCGTTCGGCCGCCGGCAGATCGAGCAGCTGGCGCAGCTCAAAGGAAATACGCGGCTCGTGCTGGCCACGCCGCGCATGATGGACGAGATGCAGTTCGAGCAGTACGAGACGCTGCTGTCCGGCGGCGTGACGGGACTGGACGCGCTGCTGGTGACGAATATCGGGGCGGTCCGCCGCTTCCGGAACTTCGGCCTCCCGCTGATCGGCGACCTGTCGCTGAATCTGTACAATCATATGGCCGAGCGGATGTACCGCGAGCTGGGCGTGGAACGGCTGACCGCTTCGATCGAAGCGAACCTGCCGGATCTGGCCGCGCTGCTGGGCCGGACGAACGGAGAGCTTGAGCTGACCGTGCACGGAACGCCGGTCGTCATGTACATGGAACACGATCTGTACGAAAATACGGAAGTCTACGAGCCGATCGCCGAAGAAAGCAACCGTTACGTGCGCGACGACGTGCTCGTGCTGATGACGGACAAAGGCGAAAGCCCGGTCTACAAAGACGTCCACGGCCGCTGCCATCTGACGACGTCCAAAGAACTTTGCCTGCTGCCGCTCGTCGGCGAGCTGATGGAGGCGGGCATCACGCATTTTCGCGTTGAAGGTTCGACGTATGCGCCGGAACGGCTCGGCGAGCTGCTGGGCTTGTATCGCTTGGCGCTGAACGAGCCGGAGCGGGCGGCCGATCTTGCCGAACGCTTGGAGCCGGCTTTTGCCGGCTTTACGCTGGGTGCGCTCGCTTTCGGCCGCGCGGACCGCAGCACGCCGGCCGACCGGCCGGCGGCTCTGGAGGCGGACAACGGCGAAGCCGCGGCAGACGGCGGCGAAGGACAGTCCGAACAGGGCGAAGCGGCAGATGTTCAAGCGGCGCTTCAGACAACGAAAGGGTGA